From Canis lupus baileyi chromosome X, mCanLup2.hap1, whole genome shotgun sequence:
ggtcacaccctgagccgaaggcagacgctcaaccgctgagccacccaggcgtcccttctctGATTGGTTTTTAGGGGATTTCTTGGGATTTTCCACATATGAGATTATGTCatctaaaaatatagttttacttcttcctttccaatctgggtgcctttaattttcttccaattaaacgttggctgggaggggttgctttgcttttaattttataatttggaaTTATTTCAGACTTATGGGGGAAGTTGTAAGAAGAGGTCAGAGAGCTCTCATGTGCCCTTGACCCACATTTGCCCAGCGTTCATATTTTGTCCCATTTGCTTTCCTCGCTTATTTGCTCCTgccatccccccacctctctcctaCGTGTGCGTGTAGATATATTGTATGCAACCactattttacataaaaataatgtttctgaaCTATATCAAGGTAAGTTGCACACACCACGCCCCTTTACCCCTAAATATCTTGCTCTGTATTTCATAACTACGGTAAAATTACGGTATAACTACTGTAGTGTCTTATGCAGCAGCCGTCGTGTATGGGCCAGCAGCAGAAATGGTAATGTTTTGTCTGATCCAGGACCCAGTGTAGGatcccacattgcatttagttgtcactTCTCTTTagtcccctttattttttatttttaaattttttttcatgagagacacagagctctctctctctctcatgaatacataaataaaatcttaaagaaaaaaaaaaggtcttaagCTTTCTCCAGTCTATATTCGTATCCCCCTTCTCCAGTAGTGGGAGACAGGGACCTAGCTCCCAACATCATGCAGCTATTCGCTCCTCTGCCTGACCGTCCGGTACATAGACAGCACTTTCGGAATAGCTGCACCCGCATCCCCAGGACAAATAAACCTACCAAGTGGAGTGTACGATTTAGTTGCAGAGTTTTGTTGTTTGGTGTCTCCTGTCTTAAGACTGAGACtgtgggacgcccgggtggctcagcagttgagcatctccctccggctcagggcatgaccccggggtcctgggatcgagtcccgaatcaggctccctgcagggagcctgcttctccctctgcctgggtctctgcatctctctgtctctcatgaataaataaataaaatcttaaaaaaaaaaccaactgtgTAACGTAAGAATGCTGTAGTAAACATTCCTTGGATAGACATTTTTGTACATTCCCCTACAATATGGTCATGTTATGTACTTGAAATACTCTTGggatcatttctgtttttattcgaTTTCAGCTCCccccctattctttttttattcttttattatcatGTCTTCAGAAGTCACAACTACACAAGAAGATACACACAGGGCAGTGTCACTACCTCCTGCACCACTGccacctgcttccctccctcctcctggattaatttcattaattggccctgttttctttttcccctttattttttttaagattttatttgggcagccaaggtggctcagaaataaataaataaacaaataaataaaatcttttaaaaatttatttatgagacacacacagagagagaggcagagacacaggcagagggagaagcaggctccatgcagggagcccgatgcgggactcgatcccgggtctccaggatcatgccctgggctgaaccagcgctaaactgctgcgccaccagggctgcccctcccccagttaTTTAAGCAAACATTCATCTAGGTTGCTGTGAAGGTACCTTGCATATGTGGTCAACACCTACAACTGAGTGACCTTAAGTAAAGAGTGccccctgaaaaagaaaaaaaaaaagaaaaaagagtgccCTCTGCAGTTGGTGTGGGGTCCCGTCCACTCAAGCGAAGGCCTTAACCGCAAAAGTTAAGGTTTCCTGGAGCAGTTCAACTCGGCCTCAAGATTGCAACATAGGAATCCCACCTGAGTCTGCAGCCGCTTGCCTGCCCTGCAGCTTGGGCTCGTCGGATTGCCGGCCCCCACACTCGCGTGAGCTCACGCGGGTGAGCGCAGTCCCCAGCGTACAGGCTGTGTGTGTCCCGCTAGGTTTCTCTGAAGAGCACGGACTAAGCAGATGTTTCTGTTTACTCTTCTTCCAGTTCTTTCAGTGATACTGTGTAGTTCTCAGGGTACGAGCTGGGTACTTCTTTTGTTGCATTTATTCCCCAAgtgtctttttcttcctgttgctatttgtaaatgaaagaattttcttgatttcagtttgggCTGCTGATTGCTAGTGTGTAGAAATCCAAGTGGTTTCTGCCACGATCTTTTGTCCAGCAACCTTGTTGAACACATTTGTTACTTCTAAccggtttctttctttttttaagagttttatttatttattcatgagagacacacagagagacacaggcagagggagaagcaggctccctgtggggaacccgatgagggactctgtcccgggaccccggggtcacgccctgagctgaaggcagacgctcatccactgagccacccacgatCCCCTACCAAGGGGTTTAAAATAAGAGACAGTCATGGTCCCCGGCTccggaggctggaagtcagagatGCGGGTGTGGGCCGGGCGGAGCTCCCTCGCCGAGCCCTCCTCGCCTCTTCCAGCAGCCGCTGTTGCCGCAGTGTTCGCGGCCCGCAGGAGCACTGCTCCTATCTCTGCTGTCACACAGCCTTCTCCCTGCATATGCATGTCTGTCTCCTCTGTTAGGACACTGGTCATCTTGGATTAGGGACCATTCTCGAGTATGATCTCATCTCAATTTGATTCCATCTCAAAGCCCAGGTCGCAGTGAagggtcctgggggtgggggggtactgCAACATTTCTTTCTAGGGACACAATGCAACCCATCACATCGAGGGGTCAAGTTCACTTTTTCCACACAGATATCTGACTGCTCCAGCATCATTTCTTAACCAGAAACTAAGGATTTATGTCTGGACTGCTAGTTCCGTGCCCCCCACCTCTGCACCTACCCTCGTGCTTAGACCACATTGCCTCGATCACCGTGGCTTCGTAGTAAGCTCTGCAATCAGGTAATGAGAGCCCTgcaactttgctcttctttctagGTCCTTCGCGTGTCTATATACCCTGACGGTGAGCTTGCCAGTTTCTACAAGAACACACTGGGGTTTGGACGGGGATTGCATGGAGTCCACAGATCACTGGGGCAAGCTAGATCCTCAGATGGCCCCAAGGCTCCCACCTCCCAGCATACAGGCCTGTGTGACCCCCTCCCCTGGAGGTgcacgcacacacgcatgcacgcacgGTGAGCCATCCCTCCCGGGGTTATGGGGGTTACATTACTAACCAGCTGAGTTCCTCCAAAGGGAGAGTGTGCGGGACGGCGTGGCCTCCTCAGGGGAGCCCCGCACTGCGAAGGGGCCCTTCCTCCAAGGAGAGATGCTCGAAGCAGGAACGGGCCTCTGGAGGGCACCAGGTGGCACGGCATGAGAAGAGGGACCGGAgtcctagagtcccaggaaaCTGACCTCTACCAAGAACGACGTGAGCTGGGGACAGGCCCCAAGTCTCTGATGAGAAGGCAGCCCAGGCGACCCTCCATGGCGACCTCCATGGCAACCCCGCGAGACCCGGAACAGAGGACACAGTGATGTCACACTGGGACCCGTGAGCTGCAGAAAGTGTCAGGTAAGAGCCCGGTGTCGTCACAAGCCACCGAGTTCTCACCGATCTGTTACACGGCAGCAGAAGCCTAGAACAGACACCCCGACTCTACCGAGTCCCCCAATCCAGGAGCATGAAATGTCTTTGCCTCTAAACAGATCTGTAATCGTACAATTCCATTCCTGTGAAATTTCCAGAagaggcaaaggcacagaaaCAGAAGTAGATGAGTGGTTGTCAGGAGCTCggggaggggatgaggggagGCTGCTGAATGGGCACAGGGTCTCCCTCTGCGGTGACGGGAATGTTCTGGGACCAGACAGAGGTGACAGCCGGACTACACTGTGAACATACTAAATGCCACTTTGATACGTACATTTTTCAATGGTTACTggttttctgttctgtgaatTTTTCCTCAGTTGCCAAAAAGTACTTCTAATTAAATAAGGGGCGTCTGGGCGTCctaagtcggttaagcacctgactcgatttcggctcaggtcatgatcttggggtcccaggatcctcAGTGGGGCCCTGCACTCAGCGCGGAGTCTGCTTGGTGGTTCTCCGTCTCCCTCGCCCCTTCCAcacctcctgtgctctctctctctctctcataaaaaacaaatctttgaaaATTTAATCAAACCCTACGCTGGGAGAACACGTGGCTCAGGTTGCATGTCCGCTGGTGGGGAGTGACGGGACGCGGGCATCCACCCTCTGGCTCACGTCCCAGGCTCCACCTGTCTGGCCTGCCACCCCCCCCCggccctgccctgctcacccGCAAGCTGCCCGCAGCATGCTCTGCTGGAACGCCCCGTCCTCCGTCGTGGAACAGCTGGCTTCTCGCCCCTGCTCGCGTCAGGACCTCAGGAGGGCCTCTCCATCTCAAGCGCTTCTTGCTGCCGCTTGGTGCTTCTATCGCCCACGTGCGGACTCGCCCCCCAGCAAGGAGGCCTGGCCAAGCAAGAGAGGGCCGGCCTTGTCTCTCGGGTGCATCCTCGGCACCCGGCCCACCCCGGCCCACGCTGCCCCCCGGGCCGGCTGGGTGACCGCTCACCGGGCCTGGTGGCCTCGTGTAGTTCCGGAGCCCAACAGCCGTCCCCGCAGCTTCCCAGCTCGTCTGCGGCCCATCCTCTGTGAGCTGCACGTTCAAACGGGTGCAAGGTCCCAAGAAGAAGGCCCCCAGAGCTGCAGCGCCCTCCTCCCAGGAACTCCGGCCCGGGCCAGCCAAGCGTGAGGCCAGAGGCCCGGCGCCAGCAGCCTCACTGAGGACAAGGGGCCCTCCATCAGCCCCAGTCCCGCCGTGGCTGCGACCCTTCGCTGGCTAGAAGGAAGCGGCTCTCCCTTCCTTCCAGACCCCCTGCCCCCGGGCCCTGATCGCGAAGGCTCCCTCCCGGCCCCAACCGCACCCAACCTGTGCCTCGAGGACTGAGGCCCTTCTCTCATCGGCTGTTGGCCAGGGAATGCCCTCCACTCCCAGGGGGCTCCCCTGAGGAGGCCACGCCCACCCGCACACTCTCCCTTCGGAGGAACAACGGAACCCTGGGAGTGAGGGCCCACCTGGCCCACTGTGTGTGTGCGCCTCCGGGGGAGGGGGTCACACAGGCCTGTATGCTGGGAGGTGGGAAGCTTGGGGCCATCTGAGGATCTGGCCTCACGAGGTCAACTTGCCCCAGTGATCTGTGAGTTCAGTGCTTCCAGAACCAGGTCGGCTCCTGCCGGGAGCTAAGACTGGGCGTTAAGGCGCTTGCTTTCCCGAAGCTATGGGGCCTGAGGCGGTTCCCTTGCAAACCATTTCCACTGGGTAAGCTGGCTGAGAGGGGCTCCCTGGCCGGGAGAAGCCTACTCTTTTCAAAGACGGCAGGGGGGTTGGTGCAGAAGGCCAGATGATCCCTTCTCCAGGCTTCCCAGTGCCAAACAAAAGGCCCCATTGAGGTCCTCACACTTGTCCCCCACATCCAGGACCCAGGGTCAGGCTGGGCCACCCGTTGCCTGCTGTGCCCGGAGGTCTCTGGCCTAGGCgacttccctcccccacctcctcctccaaatGACCCCGGATGGCTCTGCCCCAGACACAGGGCCAGGAAGCCCAAAAGAGAGCTCCTAACTGCCAGCCAGGATCGGCCACGCCGCATTAGAAAGGGACACAGAGCCCTGCCCATGGGAGGAGGGCACAGGAGCTTCTGTACCTGGCGAAGTCGCCCACTGTCATATCTAGGTATTTGTCCAGCACGTGGGACCGGGCCCAGAGCTGGGATGCTGACTCCCAGCCAGGGCTTGACCCTGTTCCCTCTGCTTACCCGAGGGGAGCCAGGGGATCTGGCTGTTGCGGCAAGGACAGGGAGCAAGAGCGCCCACCCCGAGGCAGGTTGCCCTCGGGGCCAGGACGGCAGTCCGAGCTGAGCAGCAAGCGTGGGGCACCCCCAGCAGCCTTCCCACGCGGGGACTGCGAAGAGATGCCGGGTGGGCTGCAGCCCCGGGAGGGCAAAGCTCGTTTCTAGAGCTGTGGTGGGGATGTCGGGCGGCTGGGAGCCACAGGGCAGCCGTGTCCCCTTCGGACTGGCAGCTAGGAGACAGAAAAGGAACCGCAAGACCGCTCACAGTAAACGACCGCAGGGCCATGAGGTGCCCTGTGGGGTGCCGCTTGGCTGCCGGGACGCGGGCCCGCCAGGCCCCAGTGGGTCACCCACGGCCCTCTGCAGACTCATATTACTCTTCCACCCTCCCACCGCCACCAAGTATCCGCTTCCTCACCAGATACAAAGACCAGAAACTGTctgattccatttctgtgaaatatCTAGAAGAGACAAGTCCACAGAGAGAAAGTAGACAAGGGGGTACCAGGGGTCGGGAGAGACTGCTAATGCGCACAGGGCCTCCTTGTGGGGTGACAGAGGTGTTCTGGAAGTAgaggtgatggctgcacaacaccGAATGTACTCAAGACCCCCGATTTGTACACCTTCAAATGATCAGAATGGTGAACTTCAGCTCGATAAAAAAACGTTTAGAACAAAGCACAGTGCAGGTGCTCCAACTCTGACGTGTGCATTTATTTACCATAAAAGAAACAGAGCGGTACAGGACGCCACCGGGGGCAGGGGACGGCCAGCCCCGTCGTGTCTCACCCCTGTCACGTCAGGGCTGAGGGAAGTGGGGGGCGGGAGCAGCGCCTGGAGTCCCGGAGACCCCGGGAGGGGCCGAGAACCGAGGGAGCCCGGGGAGCCTCGGCATTCACCGGATCTGGCATGACAAGAGCACAGAGGAGGCTAGTGTTGCGGTGCTCTTCGGGCGGCCACCCTGCAGCCAGGCTGGCTCCCGTGCCCCCAGCTTGGGCCACCCCAGGGGACCCACTCACCGTGTACTTGTCCCACTTCTTCTCAGGGTCGTAGGGCTCCCAGCGGCTGGCGGGGAAGATGTGCTTGTTCTTCTCGTACCAGCTCCGCAGCACCACCTTGCCCGCGTGGGACTGAGGAAGGACACGGGCCGGGCCATCAGCTCGGGGCCGCCGGGCGCCTGCCCTCCTGCCCGCTGCCCCCGGGCCACCGCACCTCATCCTTCTCCACGGTGGCATCACTGAGCAGCCGCACGTCGTCGTGGACGTCAAAGTTAAAGAGCGGCCCTGCGGGGAGAGAGCTGCTGTCGGGGCGCCCTGCGGCGCTGGGGCCGAggtgcagggaaggggcagggctggCGGGCGCACTTACCACTCTTCCCTCGTGCCTTGGTGACGATGAAGTCGTAGAAGCTGTGGTGCTAGGAGCCGAGGGCAGGAAGTGATGGCTCAGGACCCGTGTCGCCTTCTCCCGCCCGCACGCCCGACCACCAGCCCCACAGGCTGGGGCGCAGGGATGCTGGCGAGAAGCCCTTGGGCACCCCCAAGCCCCCGCCCAGGGCCGCAGGAAGAGAAGGGACTCACATGGGGTATGATCAGGTCCTCCTTGATGTACATGAGCTGCTCCACCCCTGCGGACCTGAGGGAGAAAGGCAGGACGGTGGGGCCGAGGGGAGCGGCCAGCCAAGGAAACCCAGCGCGCAGCCGGGGGGCAGCAGCCCCGAAGGCTCCAGAAGCACGCTGCAAGGCTCGGGAGCCGAGGACCCCACCGCCCTCCACTCTGGCGCCCCGACCCGAGCTCCCCGCCTCAGAAGCAC
This genomic window contains:
- the FAM50A gene encoding protein FAM50A isoform X1; the protein is MAQYKGAASEAGRAMHLMKKREKQREQMEQMKQRIAEENIMKSNIDKKFSAHYDAVEAELKSSTVGLVTLNDMKAKQEALVKEREKQLAKKEQSKELQLKLEKLREKERKKEAKRKISSLSFTLEEEEEAGDEEDEVAVYEEELEREEVSTKKRKLGKNPDVDTSFLPDRDREEEENRLREELRQEWEAKQEKIKSEEIEITFSYWDGSGHRRTVKMKKGNTMQQFLQKALEILRKDFSELRSAGVEQLMYIKEDLIIPHHHSFYDFIVTKARGKSGPLFNFDVHDDVRLLSDATVEKDESHAGKVVLRSWYEKNKHIFPASRWEPYDPEKKWDKYTIFHRNGIRQFLVFVSAASPKGTRLPCGSQPPDIPTTALETSFALPGLQPTRHLFAVPAWEGCWGCPTLAAQLGLPSWPRGQPASGWALLLPVLAATARSPGSPRVSRGNRVKPWLGVSIPALGPVPRAGQIPRYDSGRLRQVQKLLCPPPMGRALCPFLMRRGRSWLAVRSSLLGFLALCLGQSHPGSFGGGGGGGKSPRPETSGHSRQRVAQPDPGSWMWGTSVRTSMGPFVWHWEAWRRDHLAFCTNPPAVFEKSRLLPAREPLSASLPSGNGLQGNRLRPHSFGKASALTPSLSSRQEPTWFWKH